Proteins encoded within one genomic window of Streptomyces sp. NBC_01314:
- a CDS encoding DUF3151 domain-containing protein translates to MTIHENLLGGPPPTHLPDYPEPRELLANGTPPADVAAKYPTSSLAWAQLADDAYERGSLVESYAYARTGYHRGLDSLRRNGWKGHGPVPWEHEPNRGFLRALHALARAAGDIGEQEEYERCSQFLKDSSPTAAQTLS, encoded by the coding sequence ATGACGATTCACGAGAACCTCCTCGGCGGCCCACCCCCGACGCACCTCCCCGACTACCCGGAACCCCGCGAACTCCTCGCGAACGGCACACCCCCGGCCGACGTCGCCGCCAAGTACCCCACCTCCTCCCTCGCCTGGGCCCAGCTCGCCGACGACGCCTACGAGCGCGGCAGCCTCGTGGAGTCGTACGCCTACGCCCGTACGGGCTACCACCGCGGCCTGGACTCCCTGCGCCGCAACGGCTGGAAGGGCCACGGCCCCGTCCCCTGGGAGCACGAGCCGAACCGGGGCTTCCTGCGCGCCCTGCACGCTCTCGCCCGCGCCGCCGGAGACATCGGCGAGCAGGAGGAGTACGAGCGCTGCTCGCAGTTCCTGAAGGATTCCTCCCCGACGGCGGCGCAGACACTGAGCTGA
- a CDS encoding alpha/beta hydrolase, translating to MIAPISAAARPRIPAPAPASIAPPTPTTLRSTYEANRENAAEAARMADAHGDRSRAATDRWMAAPARQLLTFDGRGSGQAVEVLGDLLKADHIAVLVPGSDTSLDTYDRFHRAAQALHDRTGPDTAVIAWLGYETPVTISTTVLTPTRAEQAAPHLRAFIGELRGLVGDSTSVALICHSYGSVVCARAVTDLDAVDDMALIGSPGTGADSAAALHTSARVWAARGTDDWIGMVPHTRSDFFGTTLGFGTDPTSRSFGAHVFTAGPAGHSDYFTPNSTSLKNLAHITQGAFPEETHA from the coding sequence GTGATCGCCCCCATCTCCGCCGCGGCCAGGCCGCGGATCCCGGCCCCGGCCCCGGCGTCCATCGCCCCGCCGACCCCGACGACCCTCCGGTCGACGTACGAGGCCAACCGCGAGAACGCGGCGGAGGCGGCCCGCATGGCGGACGCCCACGGCGACCGAAGCCGAGCCGCGACCGACCGGTGGATGGCGGCACCCGCCCGGCAACTCCTGACGTTCGACGGCCGAGGCTCCGGCCAGGCGGTGGAAGTCCTGGGTGACCTGCTGAAGGCCGACCACATAGCGGTCCTGGTCCCGGGCTCGGACACGAGTCTGGACACGTACGACCGCTTCCACAGAGCCGCACAGGCCCTGCACGACCGCACGGGCCCGGACACAGCGGTGATCGCCTGGCTCGGCTACGAAACGCCCGTAACCATCAGCACGACGGTCCTCACTCCCACCCGAGCCGAACAGGCGGCCCCTCACCTCCGCGCGTTCATCGGCGAACTGCGAGGCCTGGTGGGCGACTCCACCAGCGTCGCCCTCATCTGCCACTCCTACGGCTCGGTCGTCTGCGCCCGCGCCGTCACCGATCTCGACGCCGTCGACGACATGGCACTGATCGGCAGCCCCGGCACCGGCGCGGACAGCGCGGCCGCCCTGCACACCTCGGCACGCGTATGGGCGGCCCGGGGAACGGACGACTGGATCGGCATGGTCCCCCACACCCGATCCGACTTCTTCGGCACCACCCTCGGCTTCGGCACCGACCCCACGTCCCGCTCCTTCGGCGCCCACGTCTTCACCGCAGGCCCCGCCGGTCACAGCGACTACTTCACCCCCAACTCCACCTCCCTGAAAAACCTCGCGCACATAACCCAAGGCGCCTTCCCGGAGGAAACCCATGCCTGA
- a CDS encoding kynureninase: MSESIELGTELASLARELDAADELSGLRTRFVLDDAVYLDGNSLGALPVSVPGRLTDVVYREWGELRIRSWDESGWWTAPERIGDRIAPLVGAAPGQIVVGDSTSVNVFKAVVAAVRMADESGDGRRDEILVDATTFPTDGYMAESAARMTGRTLRPVTPADVPAALSDRTAVVLLNHVDYRTGRLHDLPALTAAVHEAGAYAVWDLCHSAGALPVGLDEHGVDLAVGCTYKYLNGGPGSPAYLYVRQDLQPRFDSPLPGWTSHAQPFAMHPSYEPTTGAPRGRVGTPDILSMLALEAALDVWYGGRGGGSTAGTGTGTGAGVGAGAGAGAGAGLGAGAGVGAEAGTVTGSGAVRGTRVTIESVRAKSLALTDFFLRCVSAYVPDGRVESLTPTAHAERGSQVALRCDDAGDVMKRLIHQGVIGDFRHPDVLRFGFTPLYVTFADAERAARVLGETLKSMG, translated from the coding sequence ATGTCTGAATCCATCGAACTCGGTACTGAACTGGCCTCCCTGGCAAGGGAGTTGGACGCGGCCGACGAACTGTCCGGCCTGCGCACCCGCTTCGTCCTCGACGACGCCGTGTACCTCGACGGCAACTCGCTCGGCGCGCTGCCGGTGTCGGTCCCCGGACGGCTCACGGATGTCGTGTACCGCGAGTGGGGCGAACTGCGCATCCGTTCCTGGGACGAGAGCGGCTGGTGGACCGCGCCCGAGCGGATCGGCGACCGGATCGCTCCGCTGGTGGGTGCGGCACCCGGCCAGATCGTGGTCGGCGACTCCACGAGCGTCAACGTCTTCAAGGCGGTCGTGGCGGCGGTGCGCATGGCGGACGAGTCCGGTGACGGCCGCCGCGACGAGATCCTGGTCGACGCGACGACGTTCCCGACGGACGGCTACATGGCCGAGTCCGCGGCCCGCATGACCGGCCGCACACTGCGCCCGGTGACCCCCGCCGATGTCCCGGCCGCCCTGAGCGACCGTACGGCCGTCGTCCTCCTCAACCACGTCGACTACCGCACGGGCCGCCTCCACGACCTCCCCGCCCTGACGGCGGCGGTCCACGAGGCCGGCGCCTACGCCGTCTGGGACCTCTGCCACAGCGCGGGCGCCCTCCCCGTGGGCCTCGACGAACACGGGGTCGACCTCGCGGTCGGCTGCACCTACAAGTACCTCAACGGCGGCCCCGGCTCCCCGGCGTACCTCTATGTCCGCCAGGACCTCCAGCCCCGCTTCGACTCCCCCCTCCCCGGCTGGACCTCCCACGCCCAGCCGTTCGCCATGCACCCGTCGTACGAGCCGACCACGGGCGCGCCGCGCGGCCGGGTCGGCACACCTGACATCCTGTCGATGCTGGCGCTGGAGGCGGCACTTGACGTCTGGTACGGGGGGAGGGGAGGCGGCTCCACCGCGGGTACGGGTACGGGTACGGGCGCAGGCGTAGGTGCTGGTGCTGGTGCTGGTGCTGGTGCTGGCCTGGGTGCAGGCGCCGGAGTCGGAGCTGAGGCCGGGACTGTGACGGGGTCCGGGGCCGTGCGTGGGACCAGGGTGACGATCGAGTCGGTCCGCGCCAAGTCCCTCGCCCTGACGGACTTCTTCCTGCGCTGCGTGTCGGCGTACGTTCCCGACGGCCGGGTCGAGTCCCTCACCCCGACCGCCCACGCGGAACGGGGCAGTCAGGTCGCCCTGCGGTGCGACGACGCCGGCGACGTCATGAAACGCCTCATCCACCAGGGCGTCATAGGCGACTTCCGCCACCCCGACGTCCTCCGCTTCGGCTTCACCCCCCTCTACGTCACCTTCGCGGACGCGGAGCGAGCGGCCCGAGTACTGGGGGAGACGCTGAAGTCGATGGGGTAG
- a CDS encoding tryptophan 2,3-dioxygenase family protein, translated as MSQPAQPHEASEPETPHLDFQGTTPYEDYVQADVLTHLQHPLSDDPGEMVFLVTTQVMELWFTVIVHEWETATNAVRNDDVATAKDALKRSVRELEALNASWRPLAQLTPGQFNSYRAALGEGSGFQSAMYRRMEFLLGEKSASMLVPHRGAPRVHAELEKALHEPSLYDEVLRLLARRGHAIPDSVVRRDVSQRYEPSPEVEEVWTELYSGDPDHELARLGEALTDVAELVWRWRNDHLVATRRAMGSKAGTGGSAGVAWLEKRARKNVFPELWTARSHV; from the coding sequence ATGTCGCAGCCGGCTCAGCCCCACGAGGCTTCGGAGCCCGAGACCCCGCATCTCGACTTCCAGGGAACCACCCCGTACGAGGACTACGTCCAGGCGGACGTTCTCACCCACCTTCAGCACCCCCTCTCCGACGATCCCGGAGAGATGGTCTTTCTGGTGACGACCCAGGTCATGGAGCTGTGGTTCACCGTCATCGTGCACGAGTGGGAGACCGCGACCAACGCGGTCCGCAACGACGACGTGGCGACCGCGAAGGACGCCCTGAAGCGTTCCGTACGCGAACTGGAGGCCCTGAACGCCTCCTGGCGCCCGCTCGCCCAGCTCACCCCCGGCCAGTTCAACTCCTACCGCGCCGCCCTCGGCGAGGGCTCCGGCTTCCAGTCGGCGATGTACCGCCGGATGGAGTTCCTGCTCGGCGAGAAGTCCGCGTCCATGCTCGTCCCGCACCGGGGCGCCCCCCGCGTCCACGCCGAGCTGGAGAAGGCGCTGCACGAGCCGAGCCTCTACGACGAGGTCCTGCGGCTCCTGGCCCGCCGCGGCCACGCGATCCCCGACTCCGTCGTACGCCGTGACGTCTCCCAGCGCTACGAGCCCTCCCCCGAGGTCGAGGAGGTGTGGACCGAGCTGTACTCCGGCGACCCGGACCACGAACTCGCCCGCCTCGGCGAGGCGTTGACCGACGTCGCCGAACTCGTCTGGCGCTGGCGCAACGACCACCTCGTCGCCACCCGCCGCGCGATGGGTTCCAAGGCCGGCACCGGTGGCTCCGCCGGGGTGGCCTGGCTGGAGAAGCGCGCCCGGAAGAACGTCTTCCCCGAGCTGTGGACGGCGCGCTCCCATGTCTGA
- a CDS encoding acyltransferase yields the protein MATHTAGAGAGAGAGAGAGAGSGARPAQTERPRSPLSAARRAAHHIDTATPPHRDRAVDALRALAILGIVLGHWLVTALVADGNTLHTTSPLQHMPQLAPISWLFQTLAVFFLVGGHVATKSYASARAHGTTYTQWLRTRLTRLFLPVAALLTLWTAVTITLLATGTRIDTVHTLAKLALSPLWFLLVFAALTAATPLLTRLNPLWPLAVVLHVDLIRFGLGGPQGIGWINLAAGWLVPYTLGAAWTRGELKSLRAGWTLLVSGTAATAALIIWAGYPASMVGVPGAQISNLNPPTLAAVTFGLAQCGLALLSRGPLRRALRHRPMAWAAVAVVNLSAMTLFLWHQTAMMATTATGLAAGRLPGLHTLPDNLTWVAARLAWLPAFVLALLLCWSAFHGYENSGPKKTSRPETSRPETSRPETSRLETSRRTRPRISHQPRPPRPSRPRTSAQPPNRQTSSVRHA from the coding sequence ATGGCTACCCACACTGCGGGAGCGGGAGCGGGAGCGGGAGCGGGAGCGGGGGCCGGGGCCGGGAGCGGCGCACGACCCGCCCAGACCGAACGCCCCCGATCCCCCCTCAGCGCCGCCCGCCGAGCCGCCCACCACATCGACACCGCCACCCCGCCCCACCGAGACCGCGCAGTGGACGCCCTCCGAGCCCTCGCCATACTCGGCATAGTCCTGGGCCACTGGCTGGTCACCGCCCTCGTCGCGGACGGCAACACCCTCCACACCACCAGCCCGCTCCAACACATGCCCCAACTGGCCCCCATCTCCTGGCTCTTCCAGACTCTCGCCGTCTTCTTCCTGGTGGGCGGCCACGTAGCCACGAAGAGCTACGCCTCGGCCCGAGCCCACGGCACCACGTACACCCAATGGCTCCGCACCCGCCTGACCCGCCTGTTCCTCCCGGTCGCCGCCCTCCTGACCCTCTGGACGGCGGTCACGATCACCCTCCTGGCCACAGGCACCCGCATCGACACGGTCCACACCCTCGCGAAACTGGCCCTGTCCCCGCTGTGGTTCCTGTTGGTCTTCGCCGCCCTGACGGCAGCGACGCCGCTACTGACCCGCCTCAACCCGCTCTGGCCCCTGGCCGTCGTCCTCCACGTGGACCTCATCCGCTTCGGCCTCGGCGGCCCCCAGGGCATCGGCTGGATCAACCTGGCGGCGGGCTGGCTGGTCCCGTACACCCTGGGCGCGGCCTGGACCCGAGGCGAACTGAAGAGCCTGCGCGCAGGCTGGACCCTGCTGGTGTCCGGCACGGCGGCGACGGCGGCCCTGATCATCTGGGCCGGCTACCCGGCGTCGATGGTCGGCGTCCCCGGCGCGCAGATCTCCAACCTGAACCCACCCACCCTGGCCGCCGTCACCTTCGGCCTGGCCCAGTGCGGTCTGGCCCTCCTGTCGCGCGGCCCTCTCCGCCGCGCCCTGCGGCACCGACCGATGGCCTGGGCGGCGGTGGCAGTCGTCAACCTCTCGGCGATGACCCTGTTCCTCTGGCACCAGACGGCGATGATGGCGACGACCGCCACAGGTCTGGCGGCAGGCCGCCTGCCCGGCCTGCACACCCTCCCCGACAACCTGACCTGGGTGGCGGCCCGCCTCGCCTGGCTCCCGGCCTTCGTCCTCGCCCTCCTGCTCTGCTGGTCGGCGTTTCACGGCTACGAGAACAGCGGCCCCAAGAAGACGTCACGACCGGAGACGTCACGACCGGAGACGTCACGACCGGAGACGTCACGACTGGAGACGTCACGACGGACACGGCCCCGAATCAGCCATCAGCCCCGGCCGCCACGTCCGTCACGGCCCCGAACCAGCGCCCAACCACCGAACAGGCAGACCTCATCGGTGCGCCATGCCTAG
- a CDS encoding sensor histidine kinase yields MTETTQTQTMPLRGGGKPSSPEFRVAMDAWRRLRQDLFRDGFAYRPMPPMKMEGQFTSRLSGRLREYVAWAPHAAVVMAGLFSMAIAVSASASDGSGLGAMLAAAFALLPVLLTMIRPVAAFWLSMIATPVTAVGSGLWDDWPWTAGSFAAHLVVMTVVALRTRPRVAAWMWGLTAAYGAFLEGVMGGGHYAPNNTAPLLVVSAMSLLAACAVTVRRTAQREVTAQQTVTEHERSRRTLLEERTTIARELHDVVAHHMSVVAIQAEAAPYRVENPPPELEQAFVTIRENAVAALTELRRVLGVVRAEDYEAPDAPQPTLADLDGLLANVREAGLTVDKAVTGAVRELPQGVELSAYRIVQEALSNTLRHAPGAAARVEIGYVLGGLGLRIVNGPSPEVSLVKSTHGTGHGLTGMRERVTMLNGEMTTGETEDGGYEVTVFLPVSSVSEADA; encoded by the coding sequence GTGACCGAGACGACCCAGACCCAGACGATGCCCTTGCGCGGCGGGGGCAAGCCGAGCAGCCCGGAGTTCCGGGTGGCGATGGACGCGTGGCGCAGGCTGCGTCAGGACCTGTTCCGCGACGGGTTCGCCTACCGGCCGATGCCTCCGATGAAGATGGAGGGCCAGTTCACCAGCCGGCTCTCCGGCCGCCTGCGCGAGTACGTGGCCTGGGCGCCGCACGCGGCCGTGGTGATGGCCGGCCTGTTCTCGATGGCCATCGCCGTCTCCGCCTCCGCCAGCGACGGAAGCGGACTCGGCGCGATGCTGGCTGCCGCCTTCGCCCTGCTCCCGGTCCTGCTGACCATGATCAGACCCGTGGCAGCCTTCTGGCTGTCCATGATCGCGACCCCCGTGACCGCGGTGGGCAGCGGTCTGTGGGACGACTGGCCGTGGACGGCCGGCAGCTTCGCGGCCCACCTCGTGGTGATGACGGTCGTGGCCTTGCGTACGCGGCCGCGCGTAGCCGCCTGGATGTGGGGCCTGACCGCGGCGTACGGGGCGTTCTTGGAAGGTGTGATGGGCGGCGGCCACTACGCGCCGAACAACACGGCCCCGCTGCTCGTCGTCTCCGCCATGTCCTTGCTGGCCGCCTGCGCCGTGACCGTACGCCGCACGGCCCAGCGGGAGGTGACCGCCCAACAGACGGTGACCGAGCACGAGCGCTCCCGGCGCACCCTCCTGGAGGAGCGCACCACGATCGCCCGCGAGCTGCACGACGTGGTCGCCCACCACATGTCGGTGGTCGCCATCCAGGCCGAGGCCGCGCCCTACCGCGTGGAGAACCCGCCGCCGGAGCTGGAGCAGGCCTTCGTCACGATCCGGGAGAACGCGGTGGCGGCGCTCACCGAGCTGCGCCGCGTCCTCGGGGTGGTCCGTGCCGAGGACTACGAGGCCCCGGACGCCCCACAGCCCACCCTCGCCGACCTCGACGGCCTGCTCGCCAACGTGCGGGAGGCCGGCCTCACGGTCGACAAGGCGGTGACCGGAGCGGTCCGTGAGCTCCCGCAGGGCGTGGAGCTGTCGGCCTACCGCATAGTGCAGGAGGCCCTCAGCAACACGCTGCGGCACGCGCCGGGCGCCGCGGCCCGCGTGGAGATCGGCTACGTCCTGGGCGGCCTCGGCCTGCGCATAGTCAACGGCCCGTCGCCGGAGGTGAGCCTGGTGAAGTCCACGCACGGCACCGGCCACGGCCTCACCGGCATGCGCGAGCGCGTCACGATGCTGAACGGCGAGATGACGACGGGCGAGACGGAGGACGGAGGCTACGAGGTGACGGTGTTCCTGCCGGTGTCGAGCGTGAGCGAGGCCGACGCATGA
- a CDS encoding response regulator, with amino-acid sequence MTSSTIRVLIADDQQMVRQGFSVLLNTQPDIDVVGQAVHGLDAIDKVAELAPDVVLMDIRMPELDGIEATRRITTERPHIRVLVLTTFDLDEYVYEALRAGASGFLLKDASADQLAEAVRVVAAGDALLAPGITRRLIAEFSRLGTTPRAPLKARVGDLTERETEVLTLIAQGLSNAEIAQRLVVAEQTVKTHVGRILVKLGLRDRTQAAVFAYESGLVRPTGY; translated from the coding sequence ATGACGAGCAGCACCATCCGCGTACTGATCGCCGACGACCAGCAGATGGTCCGGCAGGGCTTCTCGGTGCTGCTCAACACCCAGCCCGACATCGACGTCGTCGGCCAGGCGGTGCACGGCCTCGACGCGATCGACAAGGTCGCCGAACTCGCCCCGGACGTCGTCCTGATGGACATCCGCATGCCCGAGCTGGACGGTATCGAGGCCACCCGGCGCATCACCACCGAGCGCCCGCACATCAGAGTCCTCGTCCTCACCACCTTCGACCTCGACGAGTACGTGTACGAGGCGCTGCGCGCCGGCGCGTCCGGCTTCCTCCTCAAGGACGCCTCCGCCGACCAGCTGGCCGAGGCGGTACGGGTCGTCGCGGCGGGAGACGCCCTGCTCGCACCCGGCATCACCCGCCGCCTCATCGCCGAGTTCTCCCGCCTCGGCACCACACCTCGCGCCCCCCTGAAAGCCCGCGTCGGCGACCTGACCGAGCGGGAGACCGAGGTGCTCACCCTGATCGCCCAGGGGCTGTCGAACGCCGAGATCGCCCAACGCCTCGTCGTCGCCGAACAGACCGTGAAGACCCACGTCGGCCGCATCCTGGTCAAACTGGGCCTCCGCGACCGCACCCAGGCAGCGGTCTTCGCCTACGAATCGGGCCTGGTCCGCCCCACGGGCTACTGA
- a CDS encoding sensor histidine kinase, which produces MSEVEERLTRGLRLLREDLWSAKPHPLPPSARLRRLPHGLVVVVALVTTLGNIEVMGESYRLGAQYALLCSLAQAAAVVLALWWPVPAWWASMVVTTVVAIGVRAQLFTQQTDPDSGFRRPDATDGLGSPLPHGTPDTDVPWPWSPMGLIAHAVILFLLALRLPNRVVIGSLVLTTLGTFALQGLAGSHEYAPTTSLALVFFVGAVLLGSAIRGRREARTQLVELTSITAEERARRTLLEERSRIARELHDVVAHHMSVISIQAQVAPHLVENPSEELKENLHGIRQNALEALTELRRVLGVLRSENPPDAGPDGPHGIAAVTEGTAPHAPQPTLDRLDALIDNTRAAGLAVVTEIHGEVSPLSSGVELSAYRIVQEALSNALRHAPGSTVRVELTHFPHGLQVRVINSRPVRKAPPFPGAGHGLLGMRERAAMLGGTLMATETSHGGFAVVAFLPRDGDPGSEPAQPTSDTTGEKSP; this is translated from the coding sequence ATGAGCGAGGTGGAGGAGCGGCTGACCAGAGGACTACGGCTGCTGCGTGAGGACCTGTGGAGTGCCAAGCCCCACCCGCTGCCGCCCTCCGCCAGGCTGCGCCGACTCCCACACGGGCTGGTCGTCGTCGTCGCGCTCGTCACCACGCTCGGCAACATCGAGGTGATGGGCGAGAGTTACCGACTGGGCGCGCAGTACGCGCTGTTGTGCTCGCTGGCACAGGCGGCAGCGGTGGTGCTCGCCCTCTGGTGGCCGGTACCGGCATGGTGGGCCTCCATGGTGGTCACCACCGTGGTGGCGATCGGTGTCCGAGCCCAGTTGTTCACCCAGCAGACAGACCCCGACTCCGGCTTCCGGCGCCCCGACGCCACAGACGGTCTCGGCTCCCCCCTTCCCCACGGCACACCCGACACCGACGTGCCCTGGCCATGGAGCCCCATGGGGCTGATCGCGCACGCGGTCATCCTCTTCCTCCTCGCCCTGCGCCTGCCCAACCGCGTGGTGATCGGGTCGCTGGTGCTGACCACGCTGGGCACCTTCGCCCTGCAGGGCCTCGCCGGCTCCCATGAGTACGCGCCGACGACTTCGCTGGCCCTCGTCTTCTTCGTCGGTGCCGTCCTCCTCGGCAGCGCCATCCGCGGCCGCCGCGAGGCCCGCACCCAGCTCGTCGAGCTGACCAGCATCACGGCCGAGGAGCGCGCCCGCCGCACGCTCCTGGAGGAGCGCAGCCGTATCGCGCGCGAACTGCACGACGTGGTCGCCCACCACATGTCGGTGATCTCCATCCAGGCCCAGGTCGCCCCACACCTGGTGGAGAACCCTTCCGAGGAACTGAAGGAGAACCTCCACGGCATCCGGCAGAACGCGCTGGAGGCCCTCACCGAACTCCGCCGCGTCCTCGGCGTACTGCGCTCCGAGAACCCCCCGGACGCCGGCCCCGACGGTCCGCACGGGATAGCGGCCGTCACCGAGGGCACCGCCCCGCACGCCCCGCAGCCCACCCTGGACCGTCTCGACGCGCTCATCGACAACACCCGCGCGGCCGGCCTGGCGGTCGTCACCGAGATCCACGGCGAGGTGAGCCCGCTGTCGTCGGGCGTGGAGCTGTCGGCGTACCGGATAGTGCAGGAGGCGCTCAGCAACGCCCTGCGGCACGCGCCCGGGTCGACCGTTCGGGTGGAGCTCACCCACTTCCCGCACGGTCTGCAGGTGCGGGTGATCAACTCCCGTCCCGTCCGCAAGGCCCCACCGTTCCCCGGCGCCGGTCACGGGCTCCTCGGTATGCGTGAGCGTGCCGCGATGCTCGGTGGCACCCTCATGGCGACCGAGACCTCCCACGGCGGCTTCGCCGTCGTGGCCTTCCTCCCCCGTGACGGCGACCCGGGCAGCGAGCCCGCCCAGCCGACATCGGACACGACAGGAGAAAAGAGTCCATGA
- a CDS encoding alpha/beta hydrolase gives MPDDDAAARDAAEEASAFSHPPIAPDATAAYGDHPDQVIDFYAPRTSDSGGDAGIGIGIGIGRGAGAGAGAGGGTGAGAPSEPGSAASTGAAPVVVVLHGGAWRAPYDRHHVTPFADFLARHGFAVANIEYRRGSPLPTQAGPTGTPAPTAGRWPETFDDIAAALDALPDLLRAALPQADPRRMVLTGHSAGGHLALWAAARHVLPPDAPWRTSRPAPLRGVVALAPIADFTVADKLDVCGGATAQLLGGQDKFTDRRPYADPALLLPTGIATTLVQGRSDIVVPEAVAEAYADAAAKAGEVVGLTLLEDVGHFPLIDPAADACAVVVEEISQLAW, from the coding sequence ATGCCGGACGACGACGCCGCAGCCCGCGATGCCGCCGAAGAGGCATCCGCCTTCTCACACCCGCCGATCGCCCCCGACGCCACGGCGGCCTACGGCGACCACCCCGACCAGGTGATCGACTTCTACGCCCCCCGCACCTCCGACTCGGGCGGGGACGCAGGGATAGGGATAGGGATAGGGATAGGTAGAGGAGCAGGAGCGGGAGCGGGAGCAGGCGGTGGCACGGGCGCGGGCGCGCCCTCCGAGCCCGGCTCGGCCGCATCCACAGGCGCCGCCCCCGTGGTCGTAGTCCTGCACGGTGGAGCCTGGCGGGCCCCCTACGACCGCCATCACGTCACCCCCTTCGCCGACTTCCTCGCCCGCCACGGCTTCGCGGTGGCCAACATCGAGTACCGGCGAGGAAGCCCACTCCCCACCCAGGCCGGCCCCACGGGCACCCCCGCACCGACAGCGGGCCGCTGGCCGGAGACGTTCGACGACATCGCCGCCGCCCTCGACGCCCTGCCGGACCTCCTGCGCGCGGCCCTTCCCCAGGCAGACCCCCGCCGCATGGTCCTCACCGGCCACTCCGCCGGCGGTCACCTCGCCCTGTGGGCCGCGGCCCGCCACGTACTCCCGCCCGACGCCCCGTGGCGCACCTCGCGCCCCGCCCCCCTCCGCGGAGTCGTCGCCCTGGCCCCCATCGCCGACTTCACCGTGGCCGACAAGCTGGACGTCTGCGGCGGCGCGACCGCCCAACTCCTCGGCGGCCAGGACAAGTTCACCGACCGTCGGCCCTACGCCGACCCCGCGCTCCTCCTCCCGACCGGCATCGCCACCACCCTCGTGCAGGGCCGCTCCGACATCGTCGTCCCCGAGGCCGTCGCCGAGGCGTACGCCGACGCCGCGGCCAAGGCGGGCGAGGTCGTGGGCCTGACTCTGCTGGAGGACGTGGGGCACTTCCCCCTCATCGACCCGGCGGCGGACGCGTGCGCGGTGGTGGTGGAGGAGATCTCGCAACTGGCCTGGTGA